The following are encoded together in the Hippoglossus stenolepis isolate QCI-W04-F060 chromosome 12, HSTE1.2, whole genome shotgun sequence genome:
- the LOC118118904 gene encoding girdin-like isoform X5, translating into MESEVFSPLLEQFMLTPLVCWVKTVGQPSMTDGTKLSEYVELVDGIYLNEIMLEINPKATVQRTNKKVNNDPTLRIQNLSILIRQIKAYYQEILQQLVMMPLPNVLVLGRNPLSEQGLEEMKKLLLLLLGCAVQCEKKEEYIERIQILDFHSKAAIASHIQEVTHNQENVVDLQWLESGEMPPEDLDSLSRNLAFHLKHLVDERDTQLETIVELTQERDCVQLSPLAPCSTQSPGDSPSMRRTESRQHLSVELADAKAKIRRLRQELEEKSEQLLDTRQELENTEVEFKRLQQESYQLLSDARSARAYRDELDALREKAIRVDKLESELGRYKERLHDIEFYKARVEELKEDNQVLLETKSMLEEQLDASRTRSDKLHLLEKENLQLKSKIHDLDLERDCERKRMEELLEENLVLEMAQKQSMDESLHLGWELEQLSKTPELTEAPQKSLGEEVNELTSSRLLKLEKDNQTLLKTVEELRGAASQDTVKKLAKVGQENQKLNQKLEQLQTELTADRDSLRSAESLSTDLMKEKALLEKTLETLRENSERQLKGLEQENKHLSQTVSSLRQRCQVGAEARVKDVEKENRILHESICETTASINKMEFERKQLRKELEVMKEKGERAEELEIQMQKMQRDNEILQKKLASLSITCEKVSSLEKENSELEADGRRLKKKLDALKNMAFQLEALEKENSQLEEENLQVRRSAESLRSAGAKAAQLEAENRELESERSQMKRSMELLKASSKKTERLEVSYQGLDTENQRLQKALENSSKKIQQLEVELQEVETENQTLQRNLEELKISSKRLEQLEQENKTLEQESSQLEKDKKMLEKENKRLRQQAEIRDSKLDDGNQRISSLEKENRTMGKEMIFFRDSCTRVKDLERENKELVKHCTIDKRMLVALREELVSEKLRTQQMNNDLEKLTHELEKIGLNKERLLHDENSSDRFRLLETKLESSLKSSLEIKEEKIAALEARLQESSNLNQQLRQELKTVKKNYEALRQREEEERMVQSSPPRGGEEPQSFSKWEKESHETTRELLKVKDRLIEVERNNATLQAEKAALRSQLKQLETQSSNLQAQIVALHRQTASLQENNTTLQTQNAKLQVENSTLNSRSGALMAQNAQLQTQQSSVEGEREGALREKEELRSTYELLLRDHEKLAALHERQAVEYEALIGKHGGLKTSHKSLEQQHRDLEDRYKQLLQRKGELEELEKTLKEQQEKMALENQTHKDTADQCKLLKEEHDRLNSTHRQLVRDNENLQLDHKNTKTQLNSAKLDQTKLEAEFSKLKEQFQQLDITSTKLTNQCELLSQLKGNLEEENRHLLDQIQTLMLQNRTLLEQTMESKDLFHVEQRQYIDKLNELRRQKEKLEEKIMDQYKFYDPSPPRRRGNWITLKMRKLIKPKSRERMRSLTLTPSRSEYGDGFLSFPPDSQDSSSIGSGSNSLDDTLTQKRSSRRRGQHPVAQGQGSTNAIRRLPFMRNRSKDKDKAKAIYRRSMSMNDLLQTMAVAGGPGAQWAGSIENLEGAEAGEGGMTGNSRRGGQRMKELAFSTNAIDCAALTLPSAGRSRAKHRLQVKGNVSCEDVASDDPKSQGTLNGSLSRPHSESSGEFSLSLDQEVWSSSGSSPVQQPTSSRSSHQSPLQLRRSLDPAGAAGSPGQTQIRKTGSPTNEVLSLQQFLDEGIDPAESGSQENLTVDSPRLSTSSEHVQKERTTTTKGRGILRSASGRAAPVSSERPPRSTGQPGRPTLRKAESTRVRGSVPMRSSLSSQGKATSVSERLDSTSSTLPRASSVISTAEGSTRRTSIHDLLLKDNRQPVSVDVSPPIASTKAGVRSKPTASEYPPDSSNLKGPLITTAPLPKSLSLPCHSLEDPDLSTLESFLGPSFTVESVFMDSIFSESGGKNLPFLSLNPTLVSNISGPPVTNKPPPAAPVPNHDSTQNQTPPCQSNGQTRSDPASPEACNEGVDPSQENNSDQSLNPEDNQSLWYEYGCV; encoded by the exons aacAAGGtctggaggagatgaagaaactgttgctgctgctgctcggctgtGCTGTTCAG tgtgagaagaaggaggagtacATTGAGCGAATCCAGATTCTGGACTTTCACAGCAAAGCTGCCATAGCGTCCCACATCCAAGAG GTGACTCATAACCAGGAGAATGTGGTGGACCTACAGTGGTTGGAAAGTGGGGAGATGCCTCCTGAGGATTTAGACAGTTTGTCCAGAAACCTGGCTTTCCACCTCAAACACCTGGTGGACGAAAGGGACACACAGCTGGAg ACCATAGTGGAGTTGACCCAGGAGAGAGACTGTGTGCAGTTGTCTCCGCTGGCTCCCTGTTCAACCCAGTCCCCCGGCGACTCCCCCAGCATGAGGAGGACCGAGAGCCGACAGCATCTCTCCGTGGAGCTGGCCGATGCCAAGGCCAAGATCAGACGCCTTCGACAGGAACT agaggagaagagcgaGCAGCTTCTGGACACCAGGCAGGAGCTGGAGAACACGGAGGTGGAGTTCAAGAGGCTTCAGCAAGAG AGCTACCAGCTGCTGTCTGACGCCCGGTCGGCTCGGGCCTACCGCGACGAGCTGGATGCGCTCAGAGAGAAAGCGATCCGCGTGGACAAGCTGGAGAGCGAGCTGGGCCGATACAAGGAGAGACTTCACGACATCGAGTTTTACAAAGCCAGAGTcgag gagctgaaggaggacaACCAGGTGCTGCTGGAGACGAAGTCCATGCTGGAGGAACAGCTGGACGCCAGCAGGACGCGCTCTGACAAGCTGCACCTCCTGGAGAAAGAGAATCTGCAGCTCAAGTCCAAGATCCACGACCTAGATTTG GAGCGGGACTGTGAGCGTAAGCGtatggaggagctgctggaggagaaccTTGTGCTTGAGATGGCCCAGAAACAGAGCATGGATGAGTCCCTGCACCTCGGCTGGGAGCTGGAGCAACTCTCCAAAACACCAGAGCTGACTGAAG CCCCTCAGAAGTCTCTGGGCGAGGAGGTGAACGAGTTGACCTCGAGCCGCCTGCTGAAGCTGGAGAAAGACAACCAGACGCTGCTGAAGACCGTGGAGGAGCTCAGAGGAGCAGCCAGTCAGGACACCGTGAAAAAACTGGCGAAAGTCGGCCAAGAAAACCAGAAACTGAACCAAAAA ttggagcagctgcagactgaGCTGACTGCAGACAGAGACTCTCTTCGCAGCGCCGAGTCGCTGAGCACCGACCTGATGAAGGAGAAGGCTTTACTGGAGAAGACTCTGGAAACACTCCGGGAAAACTCTGAgagacag CTGAAGGGTCTGGAGCAGGAGAACAAGCACCTGAGCCAGACGGTGTCGTCTCTGCGTCAGCGCTGCCAGGTCGGCGCCGAGGCCCGGGTCAAGGATGTGGAGAAAGAGAACCGCATTCTCCACGAGTCCATCTGCGAGACAACCGCATCAATCAATAAGATGGAGTTTGAGAGAAAACAACTAC GTAAGGAGCTTGAGGTGATGAAGGAGAAAggtgagagagcagaggagctggagattCAGATGCAGAAGATGCAAAGAGACAACGAGATCCTGCAGAAGAAACTCGCCAGTCTCTCGATTACCTGTGAAAAG GTGTCCTCTCTGGAGAAGGAGAATTCAGAGCTGGAGGCAGATGGCCGTCGtctgaagaagaagctggaCGCTCTGAAGAACATGGCCTTCCAGCTGGAGGCCCTGGAGAAGGAGAACtcccagctggaggaggagaacctgCAAGTCCGACGCTCGGCCGAGAGCCTCCGGTCAGCGGGGGCCAAGGCGGCTCAGCTGGAAGCAGAGAACAGGGAGCTGGAGAGCGAGAGGAGCCAAATGAAGCGCAGCATGGAACTGCTCAAAGCCTCGTCCAAGAAGACGGAGAGATTAGAG GTGAGTTACCAGGGCCTAGATACGGAGAACCAGCGGCTGCAGAAGGCGTTAGAGAACAGCAGCAAGAAGATCCAGCAGCTGGAGGtagagctgcaggaggtggagaccGAGAATCAAACCCTCCAACGcaacctggaggagctgaagatcTCCAGCAAACgcctggagcagctggagcaggag AACAAGACTCTGGAACAGGAGAGCTCCCAGCTGGAGAAGGACAAGAAGAtgctggagaaggagaacaagCGGCTGAGGCAGCAGGCCGAGATCCGCGACTCCAAACTGGACGACGGCAACCAGCGCATCTCCAGCCTGGAGAAAGAGAATCGCACCATGGGCAAGGAGATGATCTTCTTCAGGGATTCCTGCACGAGGGTCAAGGACCTGGAGCGAGAGAACAAGGAGCTGGTCAAACATTGCACCATCGATAAGAGGATGCTTGTGGCACTCAGAGAG gagcTTGTGAGTGAGAAGCTGCGGACTCAGCAGATGAATAATGACCTGGAGAAACTGACCCATGAGCTGGAGAAGATCGGACTGAACAAGGAAAGGCTGCTGCACGACGAGAACTCCAGCGACAG gttcaggctcctggaAACCAAACTGGAGTCGTCACTGAAATCATCGTTGGAGATTAAAGAGGAGAAGATCGCCGCCCTGGAGGCCAGACTGCAGGAGTCGTCCAACCTCAACCAGCAACTTCGCCAGGAACTCAAGACG GTGAAGAAAAACTATGAAGCGCTGcgtcagagggaggaggaggagaggatggtgCAGAGCTCGCCCcctagaggaggagaggagccccAGTCGTTCAGCAAATGGGAGAAGGAGAGTCACGAAACCACCAGGGAGCTGCTGAAAGTCAAAGACAGACTCATCGAGGTGGAGAGGAAT aATGCCACGCTGCAGGCTGAGAAGGCGGCGCTTCGGAGTCAGCTCAAACAGCTGGAAACTCAAAGCTCCAACCTGCAGGCTCAGATAGTGGCGCTGCACAGACAGACCGCCTCCTTGCAGGAGAACAACACCACGCTGCAGACACAGAACGCCAAGCTGCAG GTGGAGAACTCCACCCTGAACTCGCGGAGCGGCGCCCTCATGGCCCAGAACGCCCAGCTGCAGACTCAGCAGAGCAGCGTGGAGGGCGAGCGCGAGGGAGCgctgagggagaaggaggagctgaggTCCACCTACGAGCTGCTCCTCCGCGACCACGAGAAGCTGGCGGCGCTGCACGAGAGGCAGGCGGTGGAGTACGAGGCCCTGATCGGGAAGCACGGGGGCCTGAAGACCTCCCACAAGAgcctggagcagcagcacagggaccTGGAGGACCG GtacaagcagctgctgcagaggaagggggagctggaggagctggagaagaccctgaaggagcagcaggagaagatgGCGCTGGAGAATCAAACGCACAAAGACACAGCTGATCAATGCAAACTCCTCAAAGAGGAACACGATAG actcAACAGCACCCATCGTCAGCTGGTGAGGGACAATGAGAACCTGCAGCTGGACCACAAGAACACAAAGACCCAGTTGAACAGCGCCAAGCTGGATCAGACCAAGCTGGAGGCCGAGTTCTCCAAACTGAAGGAGCAGTTCCAGCAGCTGgacatcacctccaccaagcTCACCAACCAGTGTGAA ttgttgaGCCAGCTGAAAGgaaacctggaggaggagaatcGTCACCTGTTGGATCAGATCCAGACTCTGATGCTGCAGAATCGCACCCTGCTGGAACAGACCATGGAGAGCAAAGACCTGTTCCACgtggagcaaagacaatacaT AGACAAGCTAAATGagctgaggagacagaaggagaagctggaggagaagatcATGGACCAGTACAAGTTCTACGACCCCTCACCTCCACGCAG GCGCGGCAACTGGATCACTCTGAAGATGAGGAAGCTCATAAAGCCGAAGAGCCGCGAGAGGATGCGCTCGCTCACGCTGACCCCGTCCCGTTCGGAGTACGGCGACGGCTTCCTGAGCTTCCCCCCGGACAGCCAGGACAGCTCGTCCATCGGCTCCGGCTCCAACTCGCTGGACGACACGCTCACgcagaagaggagcagca ggaggagagggcagCACCCCGTTGCCCAAGGGCAGGGTTCCACCAATG CTATAAGAAGGCTGCCTTTCATGAGGAACAGATCCAAGGACAAAGACAAGGCCAAGGCCATCTACCGGCGCTCCATGT CCATGAATGACCTGCTGCAGACCATGGCGGTGGCGGGCGGCCCCGGGGCCCAGTGGGCGGGCAGTATCGAGAATCTCGAGGGCGCTGAGGCCGGAGAGGGCGGCATGACGGGGAACAGCAGGCGCGGAGGGCAGCGCATGAAGGAGCTCGCCTTCTCCACCAACGCCATCGACTGTGCGGCCCTCACCCTGCCCAGTGCGGGGCGCAGCAGGGCCAAGCACCGgctgcaggtcaaag GTAATGTCTCCTGCGAGGACGTTGCCTCCGACGACCCAAAGAGTCAAG GCACGTTGAACGGCAGCCTCAGCCGCCCGCACAGCGAGAGCAGCGGCGAGTTCAGCCTGAGCTTAGACCAGGAGGTGTGGTcgagcagcggcagcagccccGTCCAGCAGCCCACCTCCTCGCGCTCCTCCCACCAGAGCCCCCTGCAGCTGCGCAGGTCACTCGACCCGGCCGGCGCCGCAGGGAGCCCCGGACAAACCCAGATCAGGAAGACGGGATCCCCGACCAACGAGGTGCTCTCCCTGCAACAGTTCCTGGACGAGGGCATTGATCCTGCAGAG TCTGGCAGTCAGGAGAACCTCACTGTGGACTCGCCTcgcctctccacctcctccgagCACGTGCAGAAGGAACGCACAACTACCACAAAGGGCCGCGGCATATTACGCTCCGCCAGCGGGAGAGCGGCTCCGGTCAGCTCCGAACGCCCGCCCAGATCCACGGGACAGCCGGGGCGCCCCACCCTGCGGAAGGCGGAGAGCACCCGCGTTAGAGGCTCCGTCCCAATGCGCTCCAGCCTCTCCTCGCAGGGCAAAGCCACGTCCGTCTCCGAGCGCCTGGACTCGACCTCCTCCACGCTGCCCCGTGCCAGCAGCGTCATTTCCACGGCCGAAGGCTCCACGCGCCGCACCAGCATCCACGACCTGCTCTTGAAGGACAACCGGCAGCCCGTGTCGGTCGACGTTTCTCCTCCCATCGCCTCCACCAAGGCTGGGGTACGCTCCAAGCCTACAGCCAGTGAGTACCCCCCCGACAGCTCCAACCTAAAGGGACCCCTCATCACCACCGCCCCCCTGCCCAAGTCCCTCAGCTTACCCTGCCATAGCTTGGAGGACCCCGACCTCTCCACCCTCGAGTCCTTCCTCGGCCCTTCCTTCACCGTAGAGTCCGTGTTCATGGACTCCATTTTTAGCGAGTCAGGGGGCAAaaacctccccttcctgtctctAAACCCCACCCTAGTCAGCAACATCAGCGGGCCGCCTGTTACAAATAAACCCCCACCTGCCGCACCCGTCCCAAACCACGACTCCACCCAAAACCAGACCCCTCCCTGCCAATCTAACGGCCAAACGAGATCCGACCCGGCCAGTCCGGAAGCCTGTAACGAGGGCGTCGACCCCAGTCAGGAGAATAATTCGGACCAGTCACTGAACCCAGAGGACAACCAGTCCCTGTGGTACGAGTAcgggtgtgtgtga